In Cryptomeria japonica chromosome 10, Sugi_1.0, whole genome shotgun sequence, a genomic segment contains:
- the LOC131063414 gene encoding uncharacterized protein At1g66480-like — MGNAIFFRRHHGRVKIMKLDGQVLKMKGPLIVNDILAGYPGYVILHSEAVRHMGVKAKPLDGSATLNAKHLYFLVQLPKVDNQQRGPRRVRSGIPTNAKSRLESMLLESRSISDISHMNFKPSSSEINEDNGAVRVKVRLTKAQLIEMTDESQESCDTVERILDSILNHEKSQQME, encoded by the coding sequence ATGGGCAACGCAATTTTTTTCAGAAGGCATCATGGGCGCGTTAAGATTATGAAGTTAGATGGGCAAGTGTTGAAGATGAAGGGGCCTCTAATAGTAAATGATATCCTCGCAGGTTATCCAGGCTATGTCATTTTACATTCAGAAGCAGTTCGTCATATGGGAGTGAAAGCAAAACCTCTGGATGGATCTGCAACTCTCAACGCTAAGcacctctattttcttgttcaaTTGCCAAAGGTGGACAATCAACAACGCGGGCCAAGGAGGGTCCGTTCAGGGATACCCACGAATGCAAAGTCTAGGCTTGAAAGTATGCTCTTAGAGAGCAGATCCATTTCTGATATTTCCCACATGAATTTTAAGCCATCATCTTCTGAGATCAATGAAGATAATGGAGCTGTGAGGGTTAAAGTCCGGTTGACAAAAGCACAGCTTATCGAAATGACGGATGAGAGCCAAGAGAGTTGTGATACAGTGGAAAGAATCCTGGATTCGATCCTCAACCATGAGAAATCGCAGCAAATGGAgtga